A window of Planctomycetia bacterium genomic DNA:
AAACTCGGCCGAGACGGGGACGATTTCTCCGGCGGCATTGGTGGTGGCCGGCACGGCGTCGGCACAGCACTGCCGGCATTCGTCGCAGAGGTATTCCACTTCCCATTTGTGGGACGGCACTTCCTTCTTCACTTCATGGACGACCAGCACGCGCTTGGTGCGAACTTGCGCGCAACGCGGCTTCCAGACGTTCCAGGAAACGCAGCAGTTCTGAGGGCAGCCGCACTCGTTCTCGGGCAGCGGCATGGCTTCGCACTTCCGCCCGCACCAGATGCTGGGGCCGGGGACGCAGAAGTCCTCGCACTTGCACTCGAAGCAGGTTTCCTTTTTCTCTTCCGTGCTCGGCACGCAGCGGCAGACGGCGCGGCAATGCGTGGTGCAGCCGCAGTGCGAGCAGGCGCAGTTTTCGGCGGACGCGAACTGGGGCGCTGCGAACGCCGCACTGAGACACAAGAGCAGCTCGAGGATGTTTCGGCGGGTCACAACGTCACTCCCTGTTGGCGGTAAATACTGCTGTGGCGGCCTCTTGCCGCCCTCGACCATTTTCATCGGCCGATGCGTGGCGTGGCGCTTTCCGAAACGGTCCTGACGCGAAAAACAGTTGCCCGCGTCGCTCCGCAAGTACTGCCTGCGTAAAATGTACGGGCGACAATCGTGCCGCCCAGGGCAGTGGCGGCGCTTGAAACCACAGGCGTTGGGGGCGGTCGGACACCCCATTGGCCGGGTTCTGTGTGTCCTCTGACCGCCCGAAATGGTATACTTCTCATACGCGTCGCGAACGGAGTGAATTCAGTTCGCCGAGAGTCGAGGCAGGCAACAAAAAAGATGGCTCGTAAGCAAGATATCGATTCCATCCTGAAGAACTGGACGTTTGAGCCAGGCGAAGTCGCTGCGCGCATCGTCCGCGGCTCTGATGGCCGCGATGTCCTCCAAATGCGGATCGAGATGGGCATCATCCAGCTTGAAGTCGCCGGGCGTCCCGACGGCGAGCGCCCCGGCGGCGCGGAGACCTACTACGACTTCTTGGTGGGGCTCGCAATTAACGTCGGCGACGACTTCGTCCTCAGCGATGAGCAATGCGCCGAGGCCGATCGGGAATTCGTCCAGTTCTACCAGCGCCGCCTTTGCTGGCTGGCGCTCCGAGAATTCGGCCACGCGGTGACGGACGCCGACCACACGTTGGCCTTCATGGATTTCTCCCGCGACCATTCCCCCAACGACGAGTGGACCGAAGCCCACGAGCAGTACCGCCCGTTCGTCCTATTCCAACGGACGCAGGCGGCGGCGCTCCAGGCGCTCGAAGAACACGGCCCGGACCGGGCGATCGAGGAGATCAACGCCGGTCTGCTCAAAATGAAAGACGCCTACACACAGTTCGACCACGACGAGCCGTTCGAAGAAGATGAGCTCGTCGAGCGTCTGATGGAGCTTCGCGAATCGCTCCGCCAGCATTTCTCGCTGGAACCAAGCCTGGACGAACAGCTCGCCGCGGCAGTGGCCAGCGAGCAATACGAACTGGCGGCCCGGCTCCGTGATGAAATCGCGAAGCGGAAGCATTCGAAGGCGTAAATTGAGCTTCGCCACAGTCTCCTTTCGCGGAGCGAAAGGAGACTGAGACGGCGACTATCGCCTGTCAGCTTGCGTTTGACCGAACGCTAATCGTCCGCGAAGAGCTGCGACTGGCGTTCTTGATGGGCGGCGTAACGTCGGAGGTATTCCTTCACGCTGACTTTGCGGCGGGTGTTGTCGGACGACATATACCGGATCACGCCAAAGATTGGCCGCTCCGGCGCCCAAGGGCGATCGTAACGCCCTAGCACCCAAAAGATGCCGGTGTACGAGTTCGGGTCGCGGCCGTCGACGGCGTATTTGTTGTTGAGTTCGATCATCGTCGCCAGGGCGGATTGCGGCGAATCGGACCATTCGAGGATCTTCTTGCCCCAGAGCATCCTCAGATAGTTGTGCATCCTCCCTTCGCGAACGAGCTGCCGCTGCGCCGCGTTCCACAATTCGTCGTGCGTGCGCGCTTGCTCGAATACTTCGAGCGAATAAATGAACGTCCGCGAATCGCCAGCATGCTTGGCGAGTGACGCTTTCGCCCATTCCGGCAGCGACTCGTATTGATCGTAGTCCTCGCGATGCGTGCAGAAGTTGAAGCCAACTTCGCGCCACGTGATCAGCTCGTCGAGAAAACCTTCGGCCGCGGGGCTCATGCCCCACCAGCCTTCGCGCGAGCCGTTGCCCTTCGCGGCGAGGCGCGAGCGATCCCAGTTTTCACTAGCTGTGACCGCACCGAACACTTGATGCGCGCCGAGATGTCCGAAATGCAAATACGGCGACAGCCCGCTGGCAACGTCATCGTCCGGCACGTTGCGGGCATCGGCGTAGCGAGGGAGACGCTGGTTGAGAAAGCGTTCCAGCGCATGTTCGGCCGCCGCGCCGCCGCCGGTAAACGCCGCCGGTCCGACGGAATGGTCGATGGGTAACGCCGCCAGGACTTCTCTTGATGCCGAGAGTAGCGCGTCCGTGGCCGCCGGCCAAGGCTGCGTGATCTCGGACGGCAACCGCATTGCGGGCGGAAGCGGCCGCTCTGTTAGAGGGGCCAGCGACGGCACGTCGCCGAGGTAGCGCGGTAACTCACGCTGCAAATGCCGGCGGAAGGCATACGCAGTCGAGAAAACCTGGCTCGCGGAGCGCATCGGGAATAGGCCATTTCCGTCGACCGCTTCCATCCTCACATCGATCCGCTCCGCTGCTGCGGCTACCATTCTTGGCAGAAAAAACGCCGGGTAATCATCCGTTACGACGACCGCCGCATCTTGGGCAAACGCTTCCAACAAGCCGCGCCCATCGCCATGGCGTGGTTCGACGTAGGGATAGTAAACCACCTGGGCTCCGGCAGCGCGGCGGCGGTTTTCGGCCATGCCTTCCAGCACGAATTTGTGTAACCGATCGCTTGCCCACGGGTAGCCGGCGCGCAACGGCTCGAAGATTACGAGCGGCTTCTTCAGATCGCACGCCCACTGCACGGCGCGGTCCAAGGCGAAGTTCCCTTGCAGGCGCCGCGCGGCGATCATCCAGTACAGGACATAGCGCCGTTCGACGCGCGGCGGCAAATCACGCATGAGGCGCACGCGCTCGGGCGGAACAACAATCGTCGACGGATCAACCGGCATGGGCGTTGTGGCGTGCGCTGAGGGCCGCGAGAATGCTTTCCACATCGTAGACGCAGCCGCCCCAGGTGCCGCCACCGAGTTGTTGGAGCGCTGCCCAAAGGCGCGTGTCGTCCGGCAACTGTGCGTCGGGACGCAGGTCGGTGCGCAGGGGCCGCGCCGCCAGCCGTGCCGTGGCCTCGTCGAGTGGATACTCTTGCTCCGCGTCGCCGATCCAGTCCACGCTGCCGGCGAGATTGATGCGGTCGATCACGATGCGAATGCGATCGCCGTCGAGCACCTTGCCGATCGGCCCGCCAGCCAACGCCTCGGGACCGACGTGTCCGATGCATGCGCCGGTGCTGACGCCGGAGAAGCGGGCGTCGGTCAACACCGCGACATCGCGCCCCCAGGCCAGATGCTTGAGCGCAGACGTGATCTGATAGGTTTCCTCCATGCCGGCGCCGCTGGGGCCGCGGCAGATTAGCACCAGGACGTCTCCGGACTGAATCGGCGCGGCGCCGCGCCCTTTGATGGCGGCCACGGCGTCTGATTCGCGCGTGAACACCCGCGCGCGGCCGGTCTTGCGGTATACGCCGTCGGCGTCGACCACTTGTGGATCAATCGCCGTGCTCTTGATGACCGCGCCCTCCGGTGCGAGATTCCCACGCGGAAAGCAAACCGTACTGGTCAGCCCGCGCGCGCGCGCCTTGTCTGGCGACATGATCACATTGTCCGCCTCGATCCCCTCGCGCTCTTGTAGCAATGCGCGCAATTGGCGACGTCGATCGGATTCTTCCCAAGTGTTGAGCACGTCGCGCCAGGTCTCCCCGGCGACGGTGAGGCAATCTAGATCCAGCAAACCAAGTCCGCGCAGGTGGAGCATCACCTCCGGCACGCCGCCGGCCAGGAACACCTGCACCGTGGGATGCCCGACGGGGCCGTTCGGCAATGCGTCGACCAATCGCGGCGTGCGGCGATTCACGTCTTCCCAGTCATGCACGGTGGGACGGGGCAGCCCCGCGGCGTGCGCGATCGCGGGGATGTGCAATAACAAATTTGTCGAGCCGCCGAAGGCCGCATGCACGACCATGGCGTTGCGAATCGACGCGCTGGTGAGCACGTCTTTCGTCTTCAAGCCGCGTTGCGCGAGATTCCATAGCGCCCGCGCGCTGCGCCGGGCCATGTCGCGCCAGAGCGGTTGCCCGGACGGGGCGAGCGCCGAATGCGCGAGCGACAGGCCGAGCGCTTCGCCGATGACTTGGGCCGTGGCGGCCGTGCCCAGAAACTGGCAACCTCCACCGGGCGACGCGCAAGCCCGGCAGCCGAGCGAGGCCGCTTCCTCGAGTGAAATCTTGCCGTGCGCGAAGCGTGCGCCGATCGTTTGAATCTTGCCGGCGTCCTCGCCATCGCTCGGCGGCAACGTCACGCCGCCTGGAACCAAGACCGACGGCAATTCGGGCACGCCGGCGAGCGCCATCATCATGGCCGGCATGCCTTTGTCGCACGTGGCCACGCCGAGGACGCCGCGCCGCGTCGGGAGCGAGCGAATCAAGCGGCGCAGGACGATGGCCGCATCGTTGCGATATGCCAGGCTGTCGAACATGCCGGTCGTGCCTTGCGAGCGGCCGTCACAAGGATCGGAACACATCGCCGCGAACGGCACGCCGCCAGCCGCCTTGATGACCCGCGCGGCCTCTTCGACGAGCAGGCCCACCTCCCAGTGTCCGGTGTGATACCCCAGCGCCACGGGCGAACCGTCCGGCGCGCGGACACCACCCTGCGTGCTCAGCAGCAAAAACTGCGGGCCTAGCAAATCCTGCGGGCGCCAGCCCATGCCCGCGTTCTGCGAGAGCCCGAACAGGTCGCCGCTGGACCAGGTCTCCAACATCTCGGCATCGAGCGGTAGCGAGCCTGTCGGCCCGGCCGCGGAGGTCTGCGTGTCGCGCAGTAATTCATCACTGACGCCGGGCGCGATCTGATCGGCCGGAAAACAATGGGAACGAGTCTCTGGCATGCGAAAGGGAAAGCAGTGGGAGGCTGAAGTTAAACCGCCAAACTGCATTGTAGCGTGCCGGCAAATGGACCGGCGGCGCAATTGCTTGCGGGATGCGTGTGCGGTTAAAATGCACGGATGCCCCCGCCTGCCTCTCCGGCGCTGTGCCCAACCTGGGAGAGGCGCTTGATCCCACACCGCCGCGAACCGGGAGACCATCGCGATGAACGCTGGCTTGACCCGAATGCGGTTTCGTGGCGGCAGCCCCACTAGCCCGACGCGCAAGCGAGGGGGCGAGGACTTCGCGCTAAAATTTCACGGCGTACTCAGTACCGTCGACTTCTCCCCCTCGCTTGCGCGTCGGGCTAGTGTAATTATCTCTGTGGCCGCCCTGTTCTTGGTTCTCACGGGGAACGTTGTCGCGGAAACGAATACGCCCGCTCCACCAGCCGTCATGGACTTCCCCGCCGCGATCCTGGCCCTTGAGCAGGGCTGCGCCGCTTGCCATAGCGAGGCGGACGGCGACGGCGGGTTCTCGCTGGCGAAGGTGGCAAGCGAGGACTCCTTGCACCTTGATCACGCGACGTGGCTCCGCGTGCGGCAGCGGTTGGCGGATCACTCGATGCCTCCCAGCGACGCCGAACCGATCGAAATCGAACTGCGGCTCCGGTTGCTGGAATGGCTCCGGGTGGCGATGCGCGAAGCGATTCAAAAGCAGGGCGAGATCGCCGGGCCGCCGATGTTTCGTCGTCTGGCGGCGCATGAGTATGCGAACACGATGCGCGATCTGCTCGGCACACATTTCAACGCGGGCCGTGGATTGCCCCAGGACGTGGCGGGCGGCGAGGGTTTCAACAATGCCGCCGAAACGCTGATCATCTCGCCAATCCACGCGGAGAAATATGTCGAAGCCGCGACCGAGGCGCTCAACTACGCGGCGCGTGATTCGCGGGCCCGCGATCGCTTGTTCCCGGATCGCCCCTCTGAATCATTGACCGAAGTCGACGCGGCGCGAGCCAACCTGAAGCGATTCGCGGATCGCGCGTTTCGTCGCCCCGTGGCGAGCGAGGAACTCGACGCATACTTCGCGCTGTATGCCGACGCACGCGCGGACGGCCTCGATTTCGAGCCGGCGCTTTTTTATGCCATGCGCGGCGTGCTGGTGTCGCCACAGTTCTTGTTCTTGAGCGAGCCGGCTCCGGCGAAATTGAACGTCTCGCAGCCGCTCAACGACTATGAGTTGGCGACGCGGCTGAGCTACTTCCTCTGGGCGACGATGCCCGACGATGAACTGCGCGCGGCGGCGGACGCCGGCAAATTGAGCAATCCGGAAGAATTGAAGCGCCAGACGGTGAGGATGCTGACCGAGAAGGGAACGCATCTCAACGACTCGATGGTGCAATTCGTCGGCCAATGGCTCGGGACCGCTGATTGGGGGAACTCCAAGGTCGCTGACGCCGAAGTGCATAAGTGGGTGCAAGATCACCACATGTCGGCGATGCGAAATCAGCCGGTGTACTTCGTCGAATCGATGTTGCAGCAAAACGGCTCGTTGCTGGACTTGATCGACTGCAATTGGACGTTCCTCAACGAAGAACTGCTGCGGGTTTACAAGATCGATCGCAAGGATATCGAAGCCCGACGGTTTGCGCAGCATCTGGTACGCGTCGAATTGCCAGATAAGTATCGCTATCGCTGCGGGATTCTCGGTTCCGGGGCGACGATGGCCGTGAGCGCTTACGCGCGGCGCAGCAGTCCCGTGCTGCGCGGCGCGTGGATTCTAGACAAGTTCCTGGGCATCGAGTTGCCGCCCCCGCCGCCGGACGTACCGAAGTTGGATGAATCGCAGGAAGTGGCTGCGGCCAAGACGTTGCGCGAGAGGTTGGAGCAGCATCGCGCCGACGCAACCTGTGCTTCCTGCCATGATCGGATTGATCCGATTGGCTTTGCCTTGGAAAACTTCGACGAGTTGGGGCGTTGGCGCGACCGCGACGATGGCGGCGAGATTGACGCCGTCGCGGTGATGGCCGACGGTACGAAGATCGAGGGTGTCAACGGCCTCAAGACGTTTTTGCTCGACAACAAAGAACAATTCACGCGGCATCTGACCGAGAAAATGTTAGGCTATGCCCTGGCGCGCGGGCTGCAACCGAACGACCTATGTACGGCGGAAAACATCGTCGAACGGCTCCCGGCCAGCGAGTACAAATCGCAGGAGTTGGTGCTGGGCATCGTGTTGAGCGAACCGTTTCGCAATAAGAGGGTGAGCGAATGAGCAAGCCACGATTGACACGCCGCACGGTGTTGCGCGGCGCAGGCGCGATGTTGGCGCTCCCTTGGCTCGAAGGGATGCAATCGGCGTTCGCCCAGGAAAACGGCGCAGCGAGCGCGGACCGACCGATTCGCATGGCAGCGCTCTTTTACCCCAACGGTTGCCGGCAGGACCGCTGGACGCCGGCGCAAACCGGCCGCGAGTGGGAAATGACGCCGCAACTGACGCCGCTCGGGGACCGCAAGGCCGACGTGTCGGTGGTGTCCGGCCTGTGGCATCAGGCCACGAATACCGGCGACGGCCACTACGTGAAAGACGCCGCCTGGCTGACCGGCACGACGATCACCAAGACCACGGGCGTCGACTTGAACAGCGGCGGCATTTCCGCCGATCAACTCGCCGCCCGGACGCTCGGAAAATTCACGCCGTTGCCGTCGCTCGAATTGGGGACGGAAGCGGTCCGCTCGGGCATCGACGCCGCGGTGGGTTACACTCGTGTCTACGGCGCGCACATCGCCTGGCGGCAACCGACGCAACCGCTGGCGAAGGAAATCAATCCGCGACTGGTGTTCGACCGGATGACGATGGTCGCCGGCGGCAAACCGGACGGGCGTTCGAATCGGCCGCTGTTGGATCGCGTGAACGAAGACGCCAAGCGGTTGAGCCAGAATCTCGGGCAGCACGACCGGCAGCGGTTGGAGCAATATCTCGAATCGGTCCGCGCGCTGGAGCAGAGGCTTTCTGATTTGGAGTCGCCCACCGAGCGAAGTTGGAAGCCGCGCGTCGATCTGGCGTTGCGCGAAGCGCCGGCCAACGACCCGAAGGAACACGCCGAACGCACGCGGTTGATGCTCGACATGATCGCGCTGGCCTTCGAGGCCGACGTGACGCGCGTGGCGACGTTCATGTTTGGCAACTCGGTGAGCGATATTAACTTCTCGTTCATCGAAGGGGTCGAAGGCAGCCATCACGAGATGTCGCATCACCGCAATGAAGAAAAGCTGCTCGATCAGTATGAGCGAATCACCAAGTGGCACGTCGAGCAATACGTCTACTTGCTCAACAAGCTGCGCTCGCTTCCCGAGGGGGACAGCAACGTGCTGGACAACAGCGCGATTCTGTTCGGCTCCGGACTGCGCGACGGCAATTCGCACAACCCACACGATCTGCCGCTGCTGCTAGGCGGGAAGGCCGGCGGGAAACTATCGCCAGGCCAGCACATTGCCGCCAAGAAGGACAATCCGATGGCGAATCTGCTGCTCACGATGCTGCAAGCCGTCGACGTTCCGACGAAGCACTTCGCGGACTCGACCGGCCCGATGACGGAGTTGATCGCCTAACGGATTCGCAACCGCGAAACACGCGAAAAGGCGCGAAAGAAAATCGGACAATGTTGCATTCTTTTCAGTCAACGCCATGAAGTTGGATTCGCGCCATTGCAGTTTGGCGGTTTCACCAAAGTGTGCCCCCGCTTTTCGCGTCTCTTTCGCGCATTTCGCGGTTCCAATCCGAAGCCCGGCCGATTCCGATTGAAGCGAATGCGCGTGTTTTGCCGATTTTGCCGAAGGAGCCGTGCTGGGGTGCGCCGCTGAAGCTGCGCGACGGCAGGCTGGGAAGGCTGCGTTGAACGCAGGCCGGATAACGAGGCAAGATGCGGCGGCTCGGCGGAATACTCACGCTAGGAATGGTGATGCTGGTTTGCGCCGGCGTCGTCCGGCAGGCCGCTGCGCAGCCATATCCGGATCCCGCCGAAGTGGTCGTCTCGCCGTGGGAAGCGCCCGGCAAACGCCAACCGCCGCAGGGATTTCA
This region includes:
- a CDS encoding UvrB/UvrC motif-containing protein; its protein translation is MARKQDIDSILKNWTFEPGEVAARIVRGSDGRDVLQMRIEMGIIQLEVAGRPDGERPGGAETYYDFLVGLAINVGDDFVLSDEQCAEADREFVQFYQRRLCWLALREFGHAVTDADHTLAFMDFSRDHSPNDEWTEAHEQYRPFVLFQRTQAAALQALEEHGPDRAIEEINAGLLKMKDAYTQFDHDEPFEEDELVERLMELRESLRQHFSLEPSLDEQLAAAVASEQYELAARLRDEIAKRKHSKA
- a CDS encoding deoxyribodipyrimidine photolyase, whose amino-acid sequence is MPVDPSTIVVPPERVRLMRDLPPRVERRYVLYWMIAARRLQGNFALDRAVQWACDLKKPLVIFEPLRAGYPWASDRLHKFVLEGMAENRRRAAGAQVVYYPYVEPRHGDGRGLLEAFAQDAAVVVTDDYPAFFLPRMVAAAAERIDVRMEAVDGNGLFPMRSASQVFSTAYAFRRHLQRELPRYLGDVPSLAPLTERPLPPAMRLPSEITQPWPAATDALLSASREVLAALPIDHSVGPAAFTGGGAAAEHALERFLNQRLPRYADARNVPDDDVASGLSPYLHFGHLGAHQVFGAVTASENWDRSRLAAKGNGSREGWWGMSPAAEGFLDELITWREVGFNFCTHREDYDQYESLPEWAKASLAKHAGDSRTFIYSLEVFEQARTHDELWNAAQRQLVREGRMHNYLRMLWGKKILEWSDSPQSALATMIELNNKYAVDGRDPNSYTGIFWVLGRYDRPWAPERPIFGVIRYMSSDNTRRKVSVKEYLRRYAAHQERQSQLFADD
- a CDS encoding YjhG/YagF family D-xylonate dehydratase, whose product is MPETRSHCFPADQIAPGVSDELLRDTQTSAAGPTGSLPLDAEMLETWSSGDLFGLSQNAGMGWRPQDLLGPQFLLLSTQGGVRAPDGSPVALGYHTGHWEVGLLVEEAARVIKAAGGVPFAAMCSDPCDGRSQGTTGMFDSLAYRNDAAIVLRRLIRSLPTRRGVLGVATCDKGMPAMMMALAGVPELPSVLVPGGVTLPPSDGEDAGKIQTIGARFAHGKISLEEAASLGCRACASPGGGCQFLGTAATAQVIGEALGLSLAHSALAPSGQPLWRDMARRSARALWNLAQRGLKTKDVLTSASIRNAMVVHAAFGGSTNLLLHIPAIAHAAGLPRPTVHDWEDVNRRTPRLVDALPNGPVGHPTVQVFLAGGVPEVMLHLRGLGLLDLDCLTVAGETWRDVLNTWEESDRRRQLRALLQEREGIEADNVIMSPDKARARGLTSTVCFPRGNLAPEGAVIKSTAIDPQVVDADGVYRKTGRARVFTRESDAVAAIKGRGAAPIQSGDVLVLICRGPSGAGMEETYQITSALKHLAWGRDVAVLTDARFSGVSTGACIGHVGPEALAGGPIGKVLDGDRIRIVIDRINLAGSVDWIGDAEQEYPLDEATARLAARPLRTDLRPDAQLPDDTRLWAALQQLGGGTWGGCVYDVESILAALSARHNAHAG
- a CDS encoding DUF1588 domain-containing protein — its product is MNAGLTRMRFRGGSPTSPTRKRGGEDFALKFHGVLSTVDFSPSLARRASVIISVAALFLVLTGNVVAETNTPAPPAVMDFPAAILALEQGCAACHSEADGDGGFSLAKVASEDSLHLDHATWLRVRQRLADHSMPPSDAEPIEIELRLRLLEWLRVAMREAIQKQGEIAGPPMFRRLAAHEYANTMRDLLGTHFNAGRGLPQDVAGGEGFNNAAETLIISPIHAEKYVEAATEALNYAARDSRARDRLFPDRPSESLTEVDAARANLKRFADRAFRRPVASEELDAYFALYADARADGLDFEPALFYAMRGVLVSPQFLFLSEPAPAKLNVSQPLNDYELATRLSYFLWATMPDDELRAAADAGKLSNPEELKRQTVRMLTEKGTHLNDSMVQFVGQWLGTADWGNSKVADAEVHKWVQDHHMSAMRNQPVYFVESMLQQNGSLLDLIDCNWTFLNEELLRVYKIDRKDIEARRFAQHLVRVELPDKYRYRCGILGSGATMAVSAYARRSSPVLRGAWILDKFLGIELPPPPPDVPKLDESQEVAAAKTLRERLEQHRADATCASCHDRIDPIGFALENFDELGRWRDRDDGGEIDAVAVMADGTKIEGVNGLKTFLLDNKEQFTRHLTEKMLGYALARGLQPNDLCTAENIVERLPASEYKSQELVLGIVLSEPFRNKRVSE
- a CDS encoding DUF1552 domain-containing protein; translated protein: MSKPRLTRRTVLRGAGAMLALPWLEGMQSAFAQENGAASADRPIRMAALFYPNGCRQDRWTPAQTGREWEMTPQLTPLGDRKADVSVVSGLWHQATNTGDGHYVKDAAWLTGTTITKTTGVDLNSGGISADQLAARTLGKFTPLPSLELGTEAVRSGIDAAVGYTRVYGAHIAWRQPTQPLAKEINPRLVFDRMTMVAGGKPDGRSNRPLLDRVNEDAKRLSQNLGQHDRQRLEQYLESVRALEQRLSDLESPTERSWKPRVDLALREAPANDPKEHAERTRLMLDMIALAFEADVTRVATFMFGNSVSDINFSFIEGVEGSHHEMSHHRNEEKLLDQYERITKWHVEQYVYLLNKLRSLPEGDSNVLDNSAILFGSGLRDGNSHNPHDLPLLLGGKAGGKLSPGQHIAAKKDNPMANLLLTMLQAVDVPTKHFADSTGPMTELIA